The Cyanobacterium stanieri LEGE 03274 genome contains a region encoding:
- a CDS encoding DUF5615 family PIN-like protein, whose protein sequence is MKLLLDENLSDRIIHKIIDLYPDSHHVKTLSLLNTDDSLIWEFAKFNDFVIVSKDSDFHQRSLLYGHPPKFIYLRIGNSPTSKIVKILRDNFPIIREFYNSETESILILS, encoded by the coding sequence ATGAAATTGTTATTAGATGAAAATTTGTCAGATCGAATTATTCATAAAATCATTGATTTGTATCCCGATTCTCACCACGTCAAGACTTTATCCCTCCTCAATACTGATGATTCTCTTATCTGGGAATTTGCCAAATTTAATGATTTTGTGATTGTTTCTAAAGACTCTGATTTTCACCAACGTAGTTTATTATATGGTCATCCACCAAAATTTATCTATCTTCGTATTGGCAATAGCCCCACTTCAAAGATTGTAAAAATTCTAAGGGATAATTTTCCCATTATTAGGGAATTTTATAATAGTGAAACAGAAAGTATTTTGATATTAAGTTAA
- a CDS encoding ATP-binding protein yields the protein MPYQDVNGNEISSAQNPYVISGAAASVIDQKDNSKLVYTQFIKDLLAEVKQSIKIRRPINLFLVGEYGYGKTTLLNLIAQEFDNTSGVCISIKFQEIVTPVAASSTPDKHFESLLGAILLKIYDDLVKKGLLTKSDRILFEETEFINLFDTFFELLKRTQKYHILIAFDEVEALFSNLSIEIAYFLSFLQSLSEKFLSRPGWALCVSVTEEYYSAIMSEARQLQEGRFNFKILKSLRPSEVKDYIETKNSSVTLNPNNKIYPFEDEVIDFVAVVSGGVPRFVETICQLIWAEAESLLQSVSLETARRIFSNSYRVYAEAYFSELKEVHKFSVEAEAFFNILFYSGGRKQSIQDLLLLTQSCPIEYFYGLSEKEVEYRLKKADKEIKNKLETKNESEINEFNKYIDLFGKRPYRYTLKNLVFEQIFKSRERL from the coding sequence ATGCCCTATCAAGATGTTAACGGAAACGAGATTTCATCAGCTCAAAACCCCTATGTCATTTCGGGTGCGGCCGCATCGGTAATTGACCAAAAAGATAACTCAAAATTAGTATATACGCAATTTATTAAGGATCTTCTTGCGGAGGTTAAACAATCAATAAAAATAAGAAGACCTATCAATTTATTTTTAGTAGGAGAGTATGGATATGGAAAAACAACTCTACTAAACTTAATAGCACAAGAATTTGACAATACCAGTGGAGTGTGTATTTCTATTAAGTTTCAAGAAATAGTGACACCAGTCGCTGCATCAAGTACCCCTGATAAACATTTTGAAAGTCTTTTGGGAGCTATTTTGCTAAAAATTTATGATGATTTAGTAAAAAAAGGTCTGTTAACAAAATCAGATCGAATTTTATTTGAAGAAACAGAATTCATAAATCTATTTGATACTTTTTTTGAATTGCTCAAGCGTACACAAAAATATCACATACTGATTGCTTTTGATGAAGTCGAGGCACTCTTTTCCAATTTAAGCATTGAAATTGCTTATTTTTTAAGTTTTTTGCAAAGTCTGTCTGAAAAATTTTTATCCAGACCAGGTTGGGCATTATGTGTGAGTGTAACCGAAGAATATTATAGTGCAATCATGTCAGAAGCTCGTCAGTTACAGGAAGGGAGGTTTAATTTTAAAATTCTAAAGTCTTTACGTCCATCAGAAGTAAAAGATTACATAGAAACAAAAAATAGTTCTGTTACTTTAAATCCTAATAATAAAATTTACCCCTTTGAAGATGAGGTTATTGATTTTGTTGCGGTAGTTTCGGGAGGTGTTCCTCGATTTGTAGAAACTATCTGTCAGTTAATTTGGGCAGAAGCAGAATCGTTGTTACAATCGGTTAGTCTTGAAACTGCTCGTAGGATTTTTAGCAATAGCTATAGAGTTTATGCAGAAGCATATTTTTCAGAATTAAAGGAAGTTCACAAGTTCTCAGTTGAAGCAGAGGCTTTTTTTAACATTCTATTTTACAGTGGTGGAAGGAAGCAGTCAATTCAAGACCTTTTACTTTTAACACAGTCTTGTCCTATAGAATATTTTTATGGTTTATCAGAGAAGGAAGTTGAATATAGATTGAAAAAAGCAGATAAAGAAATCAAAAATAAATTGGAAACTAAAAATGAATCGGAGATCAATGAATTTAACAAATATATTGATCTTTTTGGAAAAAGACCCTACAGATACACTCTCAAAAATTTAGTATTTGAGCAAATTTTTAAATCAAGAGAAAGACTTTAA
- a CDS encoding GNAT family N-acetyltransferase, which produces MLCHFATESDTQSIKLLADSHRHELGFIVRKTIEEAIKVKEIIYCSEGFLHFHHRKDNISTLYHLCVDKSCREQGIGRKLVSTWEAYSLECGIKKLRLKCPVDLTANGFYHHLGFTRVAIEAGKKRSLVVWEKKLFKSEVIKPRFIASLSAGRSEVEGLRKLWQKNQDSRNPFAHVLFSPISSPPSATDYFKNLKEKNQVENVWLDCGAYQVQQGKKTYEELLSFLENFYLNNQWADGYVLPDIVPLSSDSEEIIEYKVSETIYQCQHFFDKMPDYIQQRAIAPVQGHSLSQINRCLEAYINMGVTRIGFGSFGTSGPNGSVNMLSESSLRLFKTVVDTAKEHNLQVHCFGIGGPNSYNRLLRNNIVPHTLDSTTWWKAGGFGSIFFPHTSQIQVTVRKGIETTTKGLEKLKQKTNHDCYFCRDLDMLRTSRNHRIMHNLASWLDTLDSNND; this is translated from the coding sequence TTGCTTTGCCACTTCGCCACTGAATCAGATACTCAATCAATAAAATTACTAGCGGATTCTCATCGCCATGAATTAGGTTTTATTGTTCGAAAAACCATAGAAGAGGCAATAAAAGTTAAAGAAATTATTTATTGCTCAGAGGGATTTTTACATTTTCACCATCGTAAAGACAATATTTCTACTTTATATCATCTTTGTGTAGATAAGAGTTGTAGAGAACAAGGTATTGGACGAAAATTAGTTTCTACTTGGGAAGCATATTCTTTGGAATGTGGAATAAAAAAATTAAGGTTAAAATGCCCTGTTGATTTGACTGCCAATGGTTTTTATCACCATTTAGGTTTTACAAGAGTTGCCATTGAAGCAGGGAAAAAACGATCGCTTGTGGTATGGGAGAAAAAGTTATTTAAGAGTGAAGTGATAAAGCCCCGTTTTATTGCATCCTTAAGTGCAGGACGTTCTGAAGTTGAAGGTTTAAGAAAACTTTGGCAGAAAAATCAAGATTCGAGAAATCCCTTTGCCCATGTTTTATTTTCACCTATTTCTTCTCCTCCCTCAGCTACGGATTATTTTAAAAATCTCAAAGAAAAAAATCAAGTAGAAAATGTTTGGCTCGATTGTGGTGCTTATCAAGTACAACAAGGAAAAAAAACTTATGAAGAATTACTCAGTTTCTTAGAAAATTTTTATCTAAATAATCAGTGGGCAGATGGCTATGTTTTACCTGACATAGTGCCATTATCTTCTGATAGTGAAGAAATAATTGAGTATAAAGTGTCAGAAACAATCTATCAATGTCAACATTTTTTTGACAAGATGCCTGACTATATTCAACAAAGAGCGATCGCACCTGTTCAAGGGCATAGTTTAAGTCAAATAAATCGTTGTTTAGAAGCCTATATCAATATGGGAGTAACCAGAATTGGTTTTGGCTCTTTTGGCACATCAGGTCCTAATGGTAGTGTTAATATGTTGTCAGAATCTAGTTTAAGATTATTCAAAACCGTTGTCGATACTGCTAAAGAGCATAATCTTCAAGTTCATTGTTTTGGGATTGGTGGACCAAATAGTTATAATCGACTGTTAAGAAATAATATAGTTCCTCATACATTAGATAGTACAACATGGTGGAAAGCTGGTGGTTTTGGTAGTATATTTTTTCCTCATACTTCTCAAATTCAGGTAACTGTCAGAAAAGGCATTGAAACCACCACAAAAGGATTAGAAAAGCTCAAACAAAAAACTAACCATGACTGTTATTTTTGTCGAGATCTTGATATGCTAAGAACCAGCAGGAATCATCGTATAATGCACAATTTAGCATCTTGGTTAGATACCCTAGACTCAAATAATGACTAG
- a CDS encoding DEAD/DEAH box helicase, with amino-acid sequence MYDVIGAYQRLERIYQLYIKSAFPLRYQSLARERDRILQQPGILSQPPLIEPVPTYPSSGKTLKDVANQLPSQYQDLAHLGQTIFDSNIQLYQHQWQSLDAVINQKKDIVVTTGTGSGKTECFLLPLLAQLAKDSQKWQPNQNPPSNHRWWDESVNPSKNRIPQWTHTTRPKALRALILYPLNALVEDQLRRLRQALEAPQIHNWLDINRGTNRITFGRYTGQTAVSGAENPNSVRKLRRELQEREEEWQQIQQINDPDLLYYFPQLDGGEMWSRWDMQDTPPDILITNYSMLNIMMMRSIEDNIFEVTRDWLASDKENQFFLIIDELHAYRGTPGTEVAYILRLLYSRLGLTADSPQLRVLTTTASLDDSEQGRKFLREFFGRDNFEFITGIQQIPQTGSRLSVSPYANAFVNFAQAVQPDPFRPMTQPDDPDRSTQKGSEIRQAMLTLTSSLGFPQSTMDVKEALGSALDRIGVPNAVKDACVEIDRQLQFSQTPTVRAAKVKNNDHHLMDLDHQLFPNANRNGFVSDALRGLLLALSMSKLSNGRSPLPVRGHLFFHNLQNLWACTNPNCTDHNVDVNARQNNPNRPSIGAIHSTHRLSCSCGSRVLDLIICEVCGEVFLGGYKTTRQIGRRSVEILTPDQADLEGVPDKLAQNQRYGNYRLFWPLPHDNPAWNTQPQSSNWTLNGIRRSWVRAKLNQTTGIIEISNTQPQQNEIAGWLYKVGTRNSNHPDERALPSKCPRCDADYGRRDKFPTPLRFHRTGFQKACQVIASGLLREMPQPERNQRSSRKLVIFSDSRQDAAKLSAGMERDHYRDMARSILIQSFNDYWLDLVAYLKIECDDKSDILNKLLALNSNLYKAICQPIDEKTKRDYQNRANQFANTNEILDAVAQRWLRNRMPTNQQAKNEWEDLLRRYPDRVALQDLVKKVKDDLLNYGICPGGSSRDVLKYYVGQGRGKEEYLWFNCYQWKENNAIPIYPASPEQNRHIQLMEAKLTEELMYALFPHIARTLEGLGQGWVSYQPNGNPSAKLIEAVNAVIRELGVRKLHNFSSNTFYSGNDRSLRGFARRYVERTNLLPQDVEQQLSDVGLPSNNGIVLNSNKLYLVPPPAVNNNGQRQGYRCNQCNAFYLHPAAGICPVCNSTQSQNAPIQPLTPSQTTSDFDYYNYLSEEAGTAFRMNAAELTGQTDKGDRLIRQRWFQDIFINDEIARVQGIDLLSVTTTMEAGVDIGSLLAVMMANMPPRRFNYQQRVGRAGRRSAGVSLAVTFCRGRNHDDFYFQRLESMTGDPPPAPYVDMRSYEIFRRVLIKEVLRQAFPWAKQSLHANRIGLSDSSRTDSVHGEFGKVGDWMTCRSEIQNWLDDINNKSVILAVANALRLETNLTHASDKEILDYLHNNLVSEIDTVVNDQSYTQDQISERLANAGLLPMFGFPTRVRLLYTKLPPSGHEWPPETGTVDRNLDIALSQFAPNSQTVKDKEVHNACGVVQFIPQGNQVGTQAGLYPDLTQGNESIGLCRNCQAVVFPQNILNQPPQGGLEPPITQCPVCGANEMRYLDAREPKGFLTDLNPQDYDGQFEWTPRSTRPSLSVNPNQVQGNNNGTAIANTNASVLSFNDQILSVNDNGGQGGFDFYDRVTIDGKYRHGVYSIDTDTIQSDNNNRNRVNASGNCYRIALLSKRKTDVLLVTVNQWQTGISASPTSIEGRAAWYSFAFWLQVGAAALLDIDPQELQAGMRTIQDSAGNIIGQGFLSDQLENGAGYCRFLAQPQEFQRLLAQADVNLVNTLANKWLESKHADECDTSCNLCLQDYRNLPYHPVLDWKLALDMARLVSNANAVIDLQTPWGNQPNPWSRLIQGNNAPIPATLQLLGYGSPVQFGSLIGFVHQGRNRKDILILRHPLWTDDHPEWINGRADALRRYSGYNIIAGNPFILLRRPAEYV; translated from the coding sequence ATGTATGATGTAATTGGTGCGTATCAACGATTAGAAAGAATCTATCAGCTTTATATTAAAAGTGCATTTCCTCTGCGGTATCAAAGTTTAGCAAGGGAGCGCGATCGCATCTTGCAACAACCCGGTATCTTAAGTCAACCACCGTTAATTGAACCTGTACCGACTTATCCGTCATCAGGTAAAACTTTAAAAGATGTGGCGAATCAATTACCTTCACAATATCAAGATTTAGCTCATTTAGGACAAACAATTTTTGATAGTAATATCCAACTTTATCAACATCAATGGCAAAGTTTAGATGCTGTCATTAATCAAAAGAAAGATATAGTTGTAACAACGGGGACAGGCTCAGGTAAAACCGAATGTTTTTTACTCCCTTTACTAGCACAATTGGCTAAAGATTCCCAAAAATGGCAACCGAATCAGAATCCGCCGAGTAATCATCGTTGGTGGGATGAATCTGTTAATCCCAGTAAAAATAGAATCCCTCAATGGACTCATACTACACGACCAAAAGCCCTGAGAGCCTTAATTTTATATCCTTTGAATGCTTTAGTTGAAGACCAACTCAGACGCTTAAGACAAGCCCTAGAAGCCCCTCAAATTCATAATTGGTTAGATATTAATAGAGGCACAAACCGTATTACTTTTGGACGCTATACGGGGCAAACGGCTGTATCTGGAGCAGAAAATCCTAACAGTGTAAGAAAATTAAGAAGAGAGTTACAAGAAAGAGAGGAAGAATGGCAACAGATACAACAAATTAATGACCCTGATTTACTTTACTATTTTCCCCAGCTAGATGGTGGGGAAATGTGGTCACGGTGGGATATGCAGGATACACCTCCAGATATTCTCATTACTAACTATTCCATGCTCAATATTATGATGATGCGGAGTATTGAGGATAATATTTTTGAGGTTACTCGTGATTGGTTGGCAAGTGACAAAGAAAATCAATTTTTCTTAATTATTGACGAATTACACGCTTATCGAGGTACACCGGGTACTGAAGTTGCTTATATTTTACGGTTACTTTATTCTCGTTTAGGTTTAACGGCTGATTCTCCTCAGTTAAGAGTTTTAACAACCACAGCAAGTTTAGATGATTCTGAGCAAGGACGTAAATTTTTAAGGGAGTTTTTCGGTAGGGATAATTTTGAGTTTATTACAGGTATTCAGCAAATACCTCAAACAGGTTCAAGATTGTCTGTATCCCCTTATGCTAATGCTTTTGTTAACTTTGCTCAAGCAGTACAACCAGATCCTTTTCGACCGATGACACAACCAGATGATCCTGATCGTAGCACTCAAAAGGGTTCTGAAATACGTCAGGCGATGCTTACTTTAACGAGTAGTCTTGGCTTTCCACAGTCAACAATGGATGTAAAAGAAGCTCTGGGTTCGGCTTTAGATAGAATCGGTGTACCTAATGCAGTTAAAGATGCTTGTGTAGAAATAGATCGCCAATTACAGTTCAGCCAAACTCCCACAGTAAGGGCGGCAAAGGTAAAAAATAATGACCATCATTTAATGGATTTAGATCATCAGCTATTTCCTAATGCTAATCGAAATGGTTTTGTTTCTGATGCTTTACGGGGTTTACTACTGGCATTATCCATGTCCAAGTTGAGCAACGGGCGATCGCCCCTCCCCGTTAGAGGTCATTTGTTCTTCCATAATTTACAAAATCTTTGGGCTTGTACCAATCCTAATTGTACAGATCATAATGTGGATGTAAATGCTCGACAAAATAATCCTAATCGCCCTTCTATTGGTGCAATTCATTCTACTCACCGTTTAAGTTGTTCCTGTGGTTCTCGTGTTTTAGATTTAATTATTTGTGAAGTTTGTGGCGAAGTATTTTTAGGCGGTTACAAAACTACTCGTCAAATTGGTCGTAGGAGTGTGGAAATATTAACACCAGATCAAGCTGATTTAGAAGGTGTACCAGATAAACTTGCCCAAAATCAACGCTATGGAAACTATCGACTTTTCTGGCCTTTACCTCATGACAATCCTGCGTGGAATACTCAACCACAATCGAGTAATTGGACACTCAATGGTATCAGAAGAAGTTGGGTGAGAGCCAAATTAAATCAAACAACAGGTATAATTGAAATAAGTAATACTCAACCTCAGCAAAATGAGATTGCAGGTTGGTTATATAAAGTGGGTACTAGAAATAGTAATCATCCAGATGAAAGAGCTTTACCGAGTAAATGTCCTCGTTGTGATGCTGATTATGGAAGACGGGATAAATTTCCTACACCTTTGCGTTTTCATCGGACAGGTTTCCAAAAGGCTTGTCAGGTAATTGCTAGTGGTTTACTGCGAGAAATGCCCCAACCAGAGCGTAATCAACGATCGTCTCGTAAATTAGTTATTTTTTCAGATAGTCGTCAGGATGCCGCTAAGTTATCGGCAGGTATGGAACGAGATCATTATCGAGATATGGCACGATCGATTTTAATTCAATCTTTTAACGATTATTGGCTGGATTTAGTGGCTTATTTAAAAATAGAATGTGATGATAAATCAGACATTTTAAATAAATTACTGGCTTTAAATTCCAATCTATATAAAGCAATTTGTCAACCCATAGATGAAAAAACGAAACGAGATTACCAAAATAGAGCTAATCAGTTTGCTAATACCAATGAAATTTTAGATGCGGTGGCACAACGTTGGCTTAGAAACAGGATGCCCACAAATCAACAAGCGAAAAATGAATGGGAAGATTTACTTCGACGTTATCCAGATAGAGTGGCATTGCAAGATTTAGTCAAAAAAGTTAAAGATGATTTATTGAACTATGGTATTTGCCCAGGTGGTTCTAGTCGAGATGTATTGAAATATTATGTTGGACAGGGTAGAGGTAAAGAAGAATATTTGTGGTTTAACTGTTATCAATGGAAGGAAAATAATGCAATTCCCATTTATCCTGCTAGTCCAGAACAGAATCGCCATATTCAACTCATGGAAGCAAAATTAACCGAAGAATTAATGTATGCACTGTTTCCTCATATTGCTAGAACTTTGGAAGGTTTAGGACAAGGATGGGTTAGTTATCAACCTAATGGTAATCCTAGTGCAAAATTAATTGAAGCAGTTAATGCGGTTATTCGAGAATTAGGTGTTAGAAAACTTCATAATTTTAGTAGTAATACTTTTTATTCAGGAAATGATCGATCTTTAAGAGGATTTGCCCGTAGATATGTCGAACGTACTAATTTACTTCCTCAAGATGTCGAACAACAATTATCAGATGTTGGTCTTCCTAGCAATAATGGAATAGTGCTTAATTCTAATAAACTATACCTTGTACCTCCTCCAGCTGTTAATAATAATGGTCAGCGTCAAGGATATAGATGCAATCAATGTAATGCCTTTTATCTTCATCCTGCGGCAGGAATTTGCCCAGTTTGTAATAGCACTCAAAGTCAAAATGCTCCGATTCAACCATTAACCCCTAGTCAAACTACTAGCGATTTTGATTACTATAATTATTTATCTGAGGAAGCAGGTACAGCTTTTCGGATGAATGCGGCTGAATTAACGGGACAAACAGATAAAGGCGATCGCCTAATAAGACAAAGATGGTTTCAAGATATATTCATTAATGATGAAATTGCCCGTGTACAAGGTATTGATTTATTAAGCGTGACTACCACTATGGAAGCAGGAGTGGATATAGGGTCATTGTTAGCGGTTATGATGGCAAATATGCCTCCTCGTCGCTTTAACTATCAACAAAGAGTGGGACGAGCTGGAAGGCGATCAGCTGGAGTATCTTTAGCAGTTACTTTTTGTCGAGGGCGTAATCACGATGATTTTTATTTTCAACGTCTTGAAAGTATGACAGGAGATCCACCCCCTGCTCCCTATGTGGATATGCGAAGTTATGAAATTTTCCGCAGAGTTTTAATTAAAGAGGTTTTACGACAAGCATTTCCTTGGGCAAAACAAAGTTTACACGCTAATCGAATAGGATTAAGTGATAGTAGTAGGACAGATAGTGTTCATGGTGAATTTGGGAAAGTGGGCGATTGGATGACCTGTCGCTCAGAAATACAAAATTGGTTAGATGATATTAATAATAAGTCTGTCATTCTAGCAGTAGCTAATGCTTTAAGATTAGAAACCAATTTAACTCATGCTAGTGACAAAGAAATCTTAGATTATTTACACAACAATTTAGTATCAGAAATTGACACTGTAGTTAATGATCAATCCTATACCCAAGATCAAATTAGCGAAAGGTTAGCTAATGCAGGATTATTACCTATGTTTGGTTTTCCCACGAGGGTACGATTACTGTATACTAAGCTCCCCCCAAGTGGTCATGAGTGGCCCCCTGAAACAGGAACAGTCGATCGCAATTTAGATATAGCTTTAAGTCAATTTGCCCCTAACTCACAAACTGTTAAAGATAAGGAAGTTCACAATGCCTGTGGGGTGGTGCAGTTTATTCCTCAAGGTAATCAAGTTGGTACTCAAGCAGGTTTATATCCTGATTTAACTCAAGGAAATGAATCCATCGGCTTATGTCGTAATTGTCAGGCGGTTGTTTTCCCTCAAAATATCTTGAATCAACCACCTCAAGGAGGATTAGAACCACCTATAACTCAATGTCCTGTTTGTGGAGCAAATGAAATGCGTTATCTTGATGCTAGAGAACCGAAAGGCTTTCTAACAGATCTCAATCCCCAAGATTATGACGGACAATTTGAGTGGACACCTCGATCGACTCGTCCTTCTCTCAGTGTCAATCCTAATCAAGTACAGGGAAATAATAACGGTACGGCAATAGCTAACACCAATGCTTCTGTATTGTCCTTTAACGATCAGATTCTTTCTGTTAATGATAATGGTGGGCAAGGAGGTTTTGATTTTTACGATCGAGTAACAATAGATGGAAAATACAGACATGGAGTTTATTCTATTGATACTGATACTATTCAGTCTGATAATAATAATCGCAATCGTGTTAATGCTTCAGGTAACTGTTATCGCATCGCTTTATTATCAAAAAGAAAAACAGATGTTTTGTTAGTGACAGTTAATCAATGGCAAACGGGTATATCTGCATCGCCTACTAGCATCGAAGGAAGGGCGGCATGGTATTCTTTTGCTTTTTGGTTACAAGTAGGGGCGGCGGCATTATTAGATATTGATCCGCAGGAATTACAAGCAGGTATGCGAACTATTCAGGATTCGGCAGGAAATATCATCGGACAAGGATTTTTATCAGATCAATTAGAAAATGGAGCAGGATATTGTCGTTTTCTAGCACAACCACAAGAATTTCAACGTTTATTAGCTCAAGCTGATGTTAATCTTGTTAATACTCTTGCTAATAAATGGTTAGAGTCAAAACACGCTGATGAATGTGATACTTCCTGTAATCTATGTTTGCAAGATTATCGTAATTTACCCTACCATCCTGTTTTAGATTGGAAGTTAGCCTTAGATATGGCTCGATTGGTGAGTAATGCAAATGCTGTTATTGATTTACAAACACCTTGGGGTAATCAACCTAATCCTTGGAGTCGTTTAATACAAGGCAATAACGCACCAATTCCTGCTACTTTACAACTATTGGGATATGGTTCACCTGTGCAATTTGGCTCTTTAATCGGTTTTGTACATCAAGGACGTAATCGCAAGGATATTTTAATTTTACGACATCCTTTATGGACTGATGATCATCCTGAGTGGATTAATGGAAGGGCTGATGCTCTTCGTCGATATTCAGGCTATAACATCATAGCAGGTAATCCCTTTATTCTATTAAGAAGACCTGCCGAATATGTTTAG
- a CDS encoding phosphoribosyltransferase-like protein, which translates to MSTENSEQNYSSIKYENTINHQNIVSQIKNHQRKLNDIVLPYTRKISSILPPERKIDSEKIFDDIDALYDRFSSWEGTISKKLIQDWLNQFETTLDKNIAYLLLNKFQFFSKNDTESATLTLYEKLINTLKEKDNLRILFDQDAKANVKTEAEMEKWLRHRVIRYTRFPSPPKTSVESQDRLWGLYERIVLTETSCPDGRKFDSLESHFKKANLETDVFVFMDYTNGSGNQLKKCIGEINKLLDQYQKYKQSFFVFLYIVQSELFSFDNINAPINSKTIFYEKMFYYKDAKIMQLLEHHEITETEYDTFIKKYCSRSSGKAETGYHQSGSLTCHYYSCPNNTLPFFHEDKNNWIPLFPNSQTPSATRYKTK; encoded by the coding sequence ATGTCAACAGAAAACTCAGAGCAAAATTATTCATCTATTAAGTACGAAAATACTATTAACCATCAAAATATTGTATCTCAAATCAAAAATCATCAAAGAAAATTAAATGATATTGTCCTACCATACACAAGAAAAATTTCTTCTATCTTGCCACCAGAAAGAAAAATTGATTCGGAAAAAATCTTTGATGATATAGACGCTCTTTACGATCGCTTTTCTAGTTGGGAAGGAACTATATCGAAGAAATTAATACAAGATTGGCTTAATCAATTTGAAACAACTTTAGATAAAAATATTGCTTATTTACTACTTAATAAATTTCAATTTTTTTCTAAAAATGATACAGAAAGTGCAACATTAACTTTATACGAAAAACTTATTAATACTCTAAAAGAAAAAGACAATTTAAGAATATTATTTGATCAAGATGCAAAAGCCAATGTAAAAACTGAGGCAGAAATGGAAAAATGGTTACGACATAGAGTAATTCGATATACAAGATTTCCCTCTCCACCAAAAACATCAGTAGAAAGTCAAGATCGTTTATGGGGATTATATGAAAGAATTGTTCTTACTGAAACAAGTTGTCCTGACGGAAGAAAATTTGACTCGTTAGAAAGTCATTTTAAAAAAGCCAATTTGGAAACAGATGTATTTGTTTTTATGGATTATACAAACGGATCAGGAAATCAACTTAAAAAATGTATCGGAGAGATTAATAAATTATTAGATCAATATCAAAAATATAAACAGTCTTTTTTTGTCTTTCTTTATATTGTTCAATCTGAATTGTTTTCTTTTGATAATATCAATGCTCCTATTAATAGTAAAACTATTTTTTATGAGAAAATGTTTTATTACAAAGATGCAAAAATAATGCAATTACTTGAACACCACGAAATAACAGAAACCGAATATGATACTTTTATTAAGAAATATTGTTCACGTTCATCAGGGAAAGCTGAGACAGGATACCATCAATCAGGCTCATTAACTTGTCATTACTATAGTTGTCCAAACAATACATTGCCTTTTTTTCATGAAGATAAAAATAATTGGATTCCTCTATTTCCAAATAGTCAAACCCCAAGTGCTACCCGTTATAAGACAAAATAA
- a CDS encoding DUF433 domain-containing protein: MSYQNIITIESGKRSGKPCIRGMRITVYDILEYLAGGMTEAEILEDFSELTPEDIKACLAFAADREKKLFMASL; the protein is encoded by the coding sequence ATGAGTTACCAAAATATTATTACCATAGAATCTGGAAAGCGAAGTGGAAAACCCTGTATTCGAGGAATGCGTATAACTGTTTACGATATTTTGGAATATTTAGCAGGTGGGATGACAGAAGCAGAAATTCTTGAAGATTTTTCCGAATTAACTCCTGAAGATATTAAGGCTTGTTTGGCTTTTGCGGCGGATAGAGAGAAAAAATTATTTATGGCATCTTTATGA